The following are from one region of the Rosistilla carotiformis genome:
- a CDS encoding NUDIX hydrolase, with amino-acid sequence MNLPITQTFHFCPRCGAAAAAIGEDPFRCSACQYTFHFGPTVAVGGIVTDSQGRVLLLRRARDPGKGKWGLPGGFVDSGETGEMALIREIQEEVRLNVESFQYLTSFTNSYEYRGLIIPVVDLFYTCQIVDLDALEAEPSEVQSTSFCDLGPEHLENMAFESNRLALQTFLESRA; translated from the coding sequence ATGAACCTTCCGATTACGCAAACCTTCCATTTTTGTCCACGATGCGGAGCCGCGGCGGCTGCGATCGGCGAGGATCCCTTCCGATGTTCCGCTTGCCAGTACACGTTTCACTTTGGCCCCACGGTGGCCGTTGGTGGAATTGTCACCGACTCGCAAGGTCGGGTGCTACTGCTTCGCCGCGCCCGCGATCCGGGCAAGGGAAAGTGGGGCCTGCCCGGCGGTTTTGTCGACAGCGGCGAGACCGGCGAAATGGCGTTGATCCGCGAAATTCAGGAAGAGGTGCGGCTGAACGTCGAATCATTCCAATACCTCACCTCCTTCACCAACAGCTACGAATATCGCGGCTTGATCATTCCGGTCGTCGATCTCTTCTACACCTGCCAAATCGTCGACCTAGATGCGTTGGAAGCCGAACCGAGCGAGGTGCAATCGACCTCGTTCTGCGACCTTGGGCCAGAACACCTCGAAAACATGGCCTTCGAATCGAATCGCCTCGCCCTGCAAACCTTCCTCGAATCGCGAGCCTAA